The nucleotide window CCGGTGACGTTCTTGAAAGCtaaagatttttaattaatcacatTTATATAAAGAATGAGTTACTACAACATTAAATCTTATTCTTCATTTATAAAAATgcataatagattttttttctccaattaccataacattttttcatttaaaatatattctaaTACACAAAatccatcaaattaattttttaaaataataaaaatgtttctataagaaactcaaaaatacaaagtaatatataaaaaattatcttttaattttattaacaagatagagtcaaaaataaaattctatgataagtttttatttaattacctcTAGTGGTTGACAATAATAAAATGGCAAAAGGAGGGGCATTAgaaatgtaaatataaaatatttcaagggtctaaaacataaaaaagaaaaaggaaagagacaAGAATCTCCACCGCCCACGAGTCCACAGAAAAAACGAGTAGCAGCCGACTCAGAAACTGTATATAAATTATTCCAATTACTGGCGGAGGTCAAACCAGAACACCGCACATAATTGCGTAAACGCGTTTTGGattctctctcctctttttttccaACTGTTTCTTCGATTCCGATCAACGTTGATTTTGTCTCCGTTTCTCTATATCTCCGGTAAGATCTTTGATTACCCTTGTTTTCTCAAGGAGAGACACcgtcaaaaccaaaaaaacaaaagaaaaataatcacgATCTGGGGTTTCGATTTTTTTCCcaatcaatttcattttttttccaattaatcGTATACGGTATTTTCCATATATTTGTTTGATTGCTGAATAGATTTGAAGTAcctaggttttgtttttttgtgttttaaagaaaaacaggaaattgaattgaattaggGTTTGTGTTTGGGTATCTGGAAAaagttgttttgtttgtttccttGTGAATTTTGATTGAGAAGAGTTGTGTGTTGTGGTTGTTGATAATATGGCGGCAGGGCGGCTCGATGTGTCTAGGAGGCGGGGTGGTGGTGGTTATTTTGATGAGGTGAAGTGGGGTGGTGATCGTGGTTTGGTACGGAAAAATGGGTATCATAGTTCAACGATTGTGCCTAGTTTTGATTTTAGACGAAGTGGGTTTAGTTGTAGAGATGGACAACGACAGTCAGGGGAGCCGTGGCAATTTAATGCCTTCGGTTCCTCGAAGTATGAGGAAGGGGAGATACCAGCAAATGAAGATGGGGTTCAATTGCCcgcagagaagaaaaggaagtttTCTCCTATTGTATGGGATGTTGAGGAGAAAAAAGCGAAGATTTCTTCAAAGAATAGAGTTGTTCAGAGGAGTAGTACTCGGGATTTAAATGTTGTTTCAGACGAGGATGTTGTGAAAAGTCCTGTCAAAGGAGGATTGGAGCTTGTGGTGGACAAGGATTGTGTGGATGGAGGATCAGCTGATGGTATTGGATCTGAGTATCCAGCCCCTTTGTCTCCTTCATTGCATCCAAAGAAAGATGGGGGTTATGACCAAGAGCAGGGACAAGTGGAGGAGGAAGAGCTTCCTGAAGCACGGAATATAGCCATGTCCCGGTGGGCTTCTGATGATGATTCTCCAAGGGATACCACTTTGATTGATGATAAAGGAATGCATGGAGAAATGGTGTACAGGACAGATTTGATTAATAGAGAAGGGTTCCAGAGAGAAGTCTCAGATAGAGATGGATCAAGTTCATCTCTATCGGATGAAAGAGGTTTCAGTGGCAGCTCTGCTTCGGAATATGAATTGCAAAATGATGTCATGGACATTGATGATATTAGGGATGAAAATGCCAGTGAGAATGAGATGGAGCAAACCGCTGGTGAAGAGCCCACAGTTACTAACCAAAGGGGGTTTAATATGCTAGAGGGTTGTAGAAGTGTGTTCGAGTATGAAAGACTCAATGAAATCAATGAAGGAACCTATGGTAAAGTGTACAAAGCCAGGGATAAGAAGACTGGAGAATTTGTGGCTTTGAAGAAAGTGAAGATGAATGTCGGAAGAGACAAATACTTGGAAGAGTATGGTTTCCCCTTGACATCTTTGAGGGAGATTAACATTCTTACGTCTTTTGATCACCCTTCAATTGTGAGAGTTCAAGAAGTTGTGATGGGGGACCTTGATAGTGTTTTCATGGTGATGGAGTACATGGAACATGATCTCAAGGGGCTGATGCAAGCGATGAAGCAGCCTTTCAGTACAAGTGAAGTCAAATGCTTAATGCTACAGCTTTTGGAAGGTGTCAAATATCTTCATGATAATTGGGTGCTTCACAGGGATTTGAAGACATCAAACCTTCTTTTCAATAACCAGGGA belongs to Populus nigra chromosome 18, ddPopNigr1.1, whole genome shotgun sequence and includes:
- the LOC133678580 gene encoding cyclin-dependent kinase G-2-like isoform X2, producing MAAGRLDVSRRRGGGGYFDEVKWGGDRGLVRKNGYHSSTIVPSFDFRRSGFSCRDGQRQSGEPWQFNAFGSSKYEEGEIPANEDGVQLPAEKKRKFSPIVWDVEEKKAKISSKNRVVQRSSTRDLNVVSDEDVVKSPVKGGLELVVDKDCVDGGSADGIGSEYPAPLSPSLHPKKDGGYDQEQGQVEEEELPEARNIAMSRWASDDDSPRDTTLIDDKGMHGEMVYRTDLINREGFQREVSDRDGSSSSLSDERGFSGSSASEYELQNDVMDIDDIRDENASENEMEQTAGEEPTVTNQRGFNMLEGCRSVFEYERLNEINEGTYGKVYKARDKKTGEFVALKKVKMNVGRDKYLEEYGFPLTSLREINILTSFDHPSIVRVQEVVMGDLDSVFMVMEYMEHDLKGLMQAMKQPFSTSEVKCLMLQLLEGVKYLHDNWVLHRDLKTSNLLFNNQGELKVCDFGMSRQYGSPLKPYTSLVVTLWYRAPELLLGAKKYSTAVDMWSVGCIMAEMLTKEPLFTGKGEIDQLDKIFKTLGTPNETIWPGLSKLPGAKANFVQQPYNQLRKKFPFTPFTGSPVLSDSGFDLLNRLLTYDPEKRITADDALNHPWFNEVPLSKSKEFMPTFPPQYAKNRTGLLVVCLFLNLYSDS
- the LOC133678580 gene encoding cyclin-dependent kinase G1-like isoform X1, translated to MAAGRLDVSRRRGGGGYFDEVKWGGDRGLVRKNGYHSSTIVPSFDFRRSGFSCRDGQRQSGEPWQFNAFGSSKYEEGEIPANEDGVQLPAEKKRKFSPIVWDVEEKKAKISSKNRVVQRSSTRDLNVVSDEDVVKSPVKGGLELVVDKDCVDGGSADGIGSEYPAPLSPSLHPKKDGGYDQEQGQVEEEELPEARNIAMSRWASDDDSPRDTTLIDDKGMHGEMVYRTDLINREGFQREVSDRDGSSSSLSDERGFSGSSASEYELQNDVMDIDDIRDENASENEMEQTAGEEPTVTNQRGFNMLEGCRSVFEYERLNEINEGTYGKVYKARDKKTGEFVALKKVKMNVGRDKYLEEYGFPLTSLREINILTSFDHPSIVRVQEVVMGDLDSVFMVMEYMEHDLKGLMQAMKQPFSTSEVKCLMLQLLEGVKYLHDNWVLHRDLKTSNLLFNNQGELKVCDFGMSRQYGSPLKPYTSLVVTLWYRAPELLLGAKKYSTAVDMWSVGCIMAEMLTKEPLFTGKGEIDQLDKIFKTLGTPNETIWPGLSKLPGAKANFVQQPYNQLRKKFPFTPFTGSPVLSDSGFDLLNRLLTYDPEKRITADDALNHPWFNEVPLSKSKEFMPTFPPQYAKNRPNQRTMKCLDSRSIGEGRQYQVLSGTYWWISSFGICILFCNDPAVLDPQGPEY